A stretch of the Papaver somniferum cultivar HN1 chromosome 6, ASM357369v1, whole genome shotgun sequence genome encodes the following:
- the LOC113285408 gene encoding protein ECERIFERUM 1-like, which produces MASKPGIVTDWPWKHLGSRFKYIVLAPWVVDSMYTASKMMIRSTLRESDSRDISWDDETRMYLIILPFLWSRIIHAQIWTSYSRFRTAKAKNRIIDKPIEFEQVDRESNWDDNIIFMGVIFYSSYKWVLTAAKLNSPIPFWRTDGVVMTILLHMGPVEFLYYWFHRALHHHFLYSRYHSHHHSSIVTEPVTSVIHPFGEHIIYFLLFAIPILTVIFTGTASVVAVGGYIIYIDFMNYLGHCNFELVTISYVFNIFPFLKYIFYTPSFHSLHHTQFRTNYSLFMPIYDLIYGTMDTSSDELYDTSLRRRDEQPEVVHLSHATTLDSVYHLRLGVASLASRPYNPSTKWYLMFAWPLTYMWKVLFGYTNSFVGERNTFNGRLNIQTWVVPKYAYQYKLTSQREKINVLIENAILEAEKAGVKVISLGLLNQDEELNNNGKVYLEKHSTLKIRIVDGSSLTVALVVNHIIKIIPHGTNQVIMRGKFTKVAYTVALILCQKGSQVVVTNMDEFEKLNLKLKAMMMEATSLTLDISSNLILPTTSNHAHSQVWLVGDGFSDEDQTNAPAGTFFVPFSQIPPWIGNLKNMRKDCVYFNTPAMTVPSTIKNIHSCEDWLPRRVMSASRICGIIHAMENWDSHECDSDSLLTLEDVEKVWVASLRHGFRPSIAPV; this is translated from the exons ATGGCTAGTAAACCAGGCATCGTCACCGACTGGCCATGGAAACATCTTGGAAGTAGGTTTAAG TACATAGTTCTGGCACCATGGGTGGTGGATAGCATGTATACTGCTTCGAAAATGATGATCAGATCAACATTGAGAGAAAGCGACAGCAGGGACATCAGCTGGGACGACGAAACGAGGATGTACCTGATCATCCTCCCATTTCTATGGTCTAGGATAATACATGCCCAGATTTGGACAAGCTATTCTCGTTTTAGAACTGCCAAAGCCAAGAACAGAATAATTGACAAGCCCATAGAATTTGAACAAGTTGACAGAGAAAGTAATTGGGATGACAATATCATATTCATGGGAGTTATATTCTACTCGAGTTATAAATGGGTACTAACTGCAGCTAAGTTGAATTCACCAATTCCATTTTGGAGAACAGATGGTGTAGTTATGACAATTCTACTTCACATGGGTCCAGTTGAATTTCTCTACTATTGGTTTCACAGAGCTTTACATCACCATTTTCTTTACTCTCGCTACCATTCTCACCATCACTCTTCCATTGTCACTGAACCAGTCACAT CTGTTATACATCCATTTGGGGAGCATATCATTTATTTCCTACTCTTTGCAATACCGATTTTAACAGTGATTTTCACCGGGACCGCATCGGTAGTAGCTGTTGGTGGTTACATCATTTATATTGATTTCATGAACTACTTGGGTCACTGCAACTTCGAATTGGTCACTATATCATATGTCTTCAACATCTTTCCCTTCCTCAAATACATCTTCTACACGCCATC GTTTCATTCCCTTCATCACACCCAGTTCCGAACAAATTACTCACTATTCATGCCAATCTATGATCTCATATACGGAACCATGGACACGTCTAGTGATGAATTGTACGATACCTCGCTGAGGAGGAGGGATGAACAACCAGAAGTTGTTCATCTTTCGCATGCAACAACACTCGATTCAGTCTACCACTTAAGACTAGGAGTGGCGTCCTTGGCATCAAGGCCCTATAATCCTAGTACCAAATGGTATTTGATGTTTGCATGGCCGTTAACTTATATGTGGAAAGTCTTGTTTGGTTACACTAATTCCTTTGTAGGTGAGAGGAACACTTTCAATGGAAGACTAAACATTCAGACTTGGGTTGTACCAAAATATGCTTACCAA TACAAGTTAACCTCGCAAAGAGAGAAAATCAATGTCTTGATTGAGAATGCCATACTAGAAGCTGAAAAGGCTGGTGTTAAGGTCATCAGCTTAGGTCTCTTGAATCAG GATGAAGAACTTAACAATAATGGGAAGGTATACTTAGAAAAACATTCAACTTTGAAGATAAGGATTGTCGACGGCAGTAGTTTAACTGTTGCTCTAGTGGTTAACCACATCATCAAAATCATTCCTCACGGTACCAACCAAGTAATAATGAGAGGAAAATTCACAAAAGTGGCGTACACAGTTGCGTTGATTTTATGCCAAAAAGGTTCTCAAGTAGTTGTCACAAAtatggatgaatttgaaaagcTCAATTTGAAGTTGAAGGCCATGATGATGGAAGCAACGTCATTAACTTTGGATATTAGTAGTAATCTAATCCTCCCAACAACTTCGAATCACGCTCATAGTCAG GTGTGGTTAGTGGGTGATGGATTTAGCGACGAGGATCAGACGAATGCTCCAGCAGGGACATTCTTTGTCCCATTTTCGCAAATTCCTCCATGGATTGGGAACTTAAAAAATATGCGAAAAGACTGCGTCTACTTTAACACGCCGGCAATGACAGTTCCGTCCACAATCAAAAACATTCATTCTTGCGAG GACTGGTTGCCAAGAAGAGTTATGAGTGCATCGCGAATATGTGGAATAATTCACGCAATGGAAAACTGGGACTCGCATGAATGTGATAGTGACTCGTTGTTAACACTGGAGGACGTTGAGAAAGTATGGGTTGCAAGTTTGCGACATGGATTCCGTCCTTCTATTGCCCCTGTTTGA